The Spirosoma radiotolerans genome has a window encoding:
- a CDS encoding ABC transporter permease, producing MLRNYIKIALRIFRKDTTFTLINVVGLATGLAVALLIIQYVRFELSYENTNPLADRIVRLTIDYMNGGSVDAQDTETNPPLGPKAKREMSEVVNFTRAYPIGEPMLTVQIGDTYYLVDNVFAVDSSFFSMFNYALLRGSRTNLFTKPRQVVLTEKMALTYFNTLDVVGKTLKIPRSESSVLFEIVGVVPNSPANTHLKFDMLFSYPTMLSDFGEQEDNWDGNNTLTYVQLADNARYEGFTKSLVALNNRLIREKKVRNHRMIGQKISDIHLYSHKNFETEPNGDARSVYFLLGVALLVLFSAFVNYVNLTTAKALDRAREIGMRKVVGSTQIQIRLQIFTETVLVNIVAGILAVGLVGALRSVFVEVAGLPDGFTVFGDVFFWESVGAFLVLSVALSGFYPAFVLSSFDPITVLKGNFSRSGKGTLLRKSLVVFQFAITLILLVQTFAVYQQVNFLRKQNLGVNIDRTLVVKAPVGSKAQQDYGAFRQMLIDQAQVKAVSLSGTVPGMGSTQMNTTTGINLSDVDKKTSYNYYLTQIDTSFIDLMGIKLLAGRNFDATTRPGFSDTTDRQLIVNEETLRLWEIPTPAQAIGRRVDLWGRKATIRGVVKNYHYESPKAAYIPIIHMYSPNFDSFASVKFAGGNSKEQLATLKKVYEANFPYSPFSYFFMDSEYDKQYKADDRFQQVFGALTGFAILISCLGLFGLATFTVSKRTKEIGIRKVIGASTTNLMILLSTDFIRTVLFSILIGLPITYFLVKMWLASYAARIELDWWLFAAPALLVLLLVVVSVGGKTISTALMNPVKSLRSE from the coding sequence ATGCTACGAAACTATATCAAAATCGCCCTGCGAATTTTCAGGAAAGACACCACGTTCACGCTCATCAACGTGGTGGGGCTAGCCACCGGTTTGGCCGTGGCGCTGCTCATTATCCAGTATGTGCGGTTCGAGTTGAGCTATGAGAACACCAACCCGCTGGCTGACCGGATTGTGCGACTCACCATCGACTACATGAACGGTGGCTCGGTCGACGCACAGGACACGGAAACCAATCCTCCACTTGGGCCTAAAGCGAAGCGGGAAATGAGTGAAGTCGTCAATTTCACCCGCGCTTATCCCATTGGTGAGCCCATGTTAACGGTTCAGATTGGCGATACGTATTACCTGGTCGATAATGTCTTCGCCGTCGATTCTTCCTTTTTCTCGATGTTCAATTACGCGCTACTCCGGGGAAGCCGAACCAATCTCTTTACCAAGCCCCGGCAGGTTGTGCTGACAGAAAAAATGGCGCTGACCTACTTCAATACGCTCGATGTAGTGGGCAAAACCCTGAAAATCCCAAGATCGGAAAGCAGCGTTCTATTCGAAATAGTAGGCGTCGTACCGAATAGTCCAGCTAACACACACTTGAAATTTGATATGCTTTTCTCGTATCCGACGATGCTGTCGGACTTTGGTGAACAGGAAGACAACTGGGATGGAAACAATACCCTCACCTATGTGCAACTAGCCGATAACGCCCGTTATGAAGGGTTCACAAAATCGCTGGTGGCCCTCAATAACCGATTGATTCGCGAAAAGAAGGTCAGAAATCACCGGATGATCGGCCAGAAAATCAGCGACATTCACCTCTACTCGCATAAGAACTTCGAAACCGAACCGAATGGCGACGCCCGGTCCGTGTACTTTCTGCTGGGCGTGGCGCTCCTGGTGCTCTTCAGTGCCTTTGTCAATTACGTGAATCTGACCACCGCCAAAGCCCTCGACCGAGCACGGGAAATTGGCATGAGAAAGGTCGTTGGCTCGACCCAGATCCAGATAAGACTACAAATCTTCACAGAAACCGTTCTGGTCAATATTGTTGCCGGAATCCTGGCCGTGGGATTAGTCGGTGCGCTGCGGTCGGTGTTTGTTGAGGTGGCGGGCCTGCCCGATGGCTTTACCGTATTCGGGGACGTATTTTTCTGGGAGAGCGTTGGGGCGTTTTTAGTACTAAGTGTTGCCTTATCGGGCTTTTATCCAGCTTTTGTTCTGTCTTCGTTCGATCCGATTACCGTTCTCAAAGGTAATTTTTCGCGCTCTGGCAAAGGGACGTTGCTGCGCAAGTCGCTCGTGGTTTTTCAATTCGCCATTACCCTGATTCTGCTGGTACAAACGTTCGCCGTTTATCAGCAGGTCAATTTTCTACGGAAACAAAACCTGGGGGTGAACATTGATCGCACGCTTGTGGTAAAAGCGCCGGTGGGAAGCAAGGCGCAGCAGGATTACGGAGCGTTTCGGCAAATGCTGATCGATCAGGCACAGGTAAAGGCCGTATCTCTGTCCGGTACCGTACCGGGCATGGGATCGACCCAGATGAATACGACAACGGGTATTAATTTATCGGACGTCGACAAAAAAACCTCCTACAATTATTACCTGACTCAGATAGACACCTCGTTTATTGACCTGATGGGTATCAAGTTGCTGGCGGGCAGAAACTTCGATGCTACCACCCGGCCCGGCTTTTCGGATACAACTGATCGGCAACTTATTGTCAATGAGGAAACCCTCCGGCTCTGGGAAATCCCGACACCCGCACAAGCCATTGGCAGACGGGTAGACCTCTGGGGGCGCAAGGCAACGATTCGGGGCGTTGTCAAAAATTACCACTACGAATCGCCCAAGGCGGCCTACATTCCGATCATCCATATGTATTCGCCCAACTTCGATTCATTCGCCAGCGTAAAGTTTGCCGGGGGAAATTCCAAGGAACAACTCGCGACATTGAAGAAGGTATACGAGGCTAATTTTCCCTATTCGCCGTTTAGCTATTTCTTCATGGACAGTGAATATGATAAACAATACAAAGCCGACGACCGCTTTCAGCAGGTGTTTGGCGCCCTGACGGGCTTCGCCATTCTGATCTCCTGCTTAGGCCTGTTCGGCCTGGCCACGTTCACCGTTTCTAAACGAACGAAGGAGATTGGCATTCGCAAAGTCATTGGCGCCAGTACAACAAACCTGATGATTTTACTCTCGACCGATTTTATACGAACGGTCCTGTTCTCCATACTAATCGGCCTGCCGATTACCTATTTTTTAGTCAAAATGTGGCTGGCCAGTTACGCGGCCCGCATCGAGCTAGACTGGTGGCTTTTTGCTGCACCCGCCCTTCTTGTCCTGTTACTGGTAGTGGTATCCGTTGGTGGCAAAACGATTTCGACTGCCCTGATGAACCCCGTTAAATCGTTGCGATCGGAATAA
- a CDS encoding ABC transporter permease: MFKSYFTTALRALKRNWSYSIINVLGLTLSLACCLLLFLAIRYELSFDKHNAHAEQTYRLISGNRQSTEDRWQAGLPLPALPALRNDFPSLKHDVTMVYRLANVVVSVRGRANVATKKFQEGDGVIAFAEPEYFRLFDYTWKNGSPQTSLNNPNTVVLSERMAEKYFGAGNPIGKTLRVENKTDFVVTGVVQEPPTTSSVPFSVLLSFASLKQFGASTNWDDWQSTYGGAQIYLKLPNAPADQPMAAAQMDKQLAAFVSKYHKPDDARDLIYALQPLTSIHFDTRTDNYAKRTVSKEMIWAMALIGLFILVTACVNFVNLATAQAIRRAKEVGVRKVLGSSRGQLVRQFLGETGVLTALSMVLAFIVAQASLPYVGELLNIKPGGATLFDPTVIFFLCVLGILTTTLAGFYPALVLSGYQPILALKGKIRASGRGNAQLSLRRGLIVGQFAISQLLIIGTIIAYSQMKYFRSADLGYSRDAVLTVLIPEKKPGQLESLKAKLTGLPGIQSMSFAMTTPSSSSNWTTGFRFGNSDKEPDYGVLMRPADTAYVHTYGLRLLAGRMYQPADTIRELVINEAFMKRLGFQKPEQVIGKLMTVNGEEMKKPIVGVVKDFNAFSLHQHIEPSVLTSYRDQYRSLGIKLAAGQTSPEAISQLLKTIETHWNATFPDFVFKYSFLDETLANFYKTEERMYLLFQLLAGIAIFIGCLGLYGVVAFMAETRTKEVGIRKALGASTAHIFGLFTFDFVKLVLVALVLSSPIAWYVMNQWLQKFAYKIDIAWWMFALAGLLAVGVALLTVSFQSIKAALMNPVKSLRSE; the protein is encoded by the coding sequence ATGTTTAAAAGCTATTTTACGACCGCCCTCCGCGCCCTGAAGCGCAACTGGAGTTATTCGATCATCAACGTGCTGGGGCTAACACTCAGCCTGGCCTGCTGTCTGCTCTTGTTTCTGGCCATTCGCTATGAACTAAGCTTCGACAAGCACAATGCACACGCGGAGCAAACCTACCGGCTAATTTCGGGCAATAGACAATCAACGGAAGACCGCTGGCAGGCTGGCCTTCCACTTCCGGCGCTACCGGCTCTCCGAAACGATTTCCCATCGTTGAAACACGATGTAACAATGGTTTATCGATTGGCGAATGTGGTTGTCAGCGTGCGGGGGAGAGCGAATGTAGCGACTAAAAAATTTCAGGAAGGTGATGGCGTCATCGCCTTCGCGGAGCCCGAATACTTCCGCCTGTTCGACTACACCTGGAAAAACGGCAGTCCGCAAACATCGCTCAACAATCCCAATACAGTTGTGTTGAGCGAGCGTATGGCTGAAAAATACTTTGGTGCAGGCAATCCAATTGGTAAAACCCTCCGGGTTGAAAACAAGACCGATTTTGTCGTAACGGGTGTGGTGCAGGAGCCGCCCACCACGAGTAGCGTGCCCTTCAGTGTCCTGTTGTCGTTTGCTTCCCTAAAACAGTTTGGCGCCAGCACCAACTGGGACGACTGGCAGTCGACATACGGTGGGGCGCAGATCTATCTGAAGCTGCCCAATGCCCCAGCTGATCAACCGATGGCTGCCGCCCAGATGGACAAACAACTGGCTGCCTTCGTCAGCAAATACCACAAACCCGATGATGCTCGTGACCTGATCTACGCGTTGCAACCGCTGACCAGCATTCACTTCGACACGCGTACCGACAATTATGCCAAACGGACGGTCAGCAAGGAAATGATCTGGGCAATGGCGCTAATTGGCCTGTTTATCCTCGTCACAGCTTGTGTCAACTTTGTGAATCTGGCTACTGCGCAGGCCATTCGGCGGGCCAAAGAAGTAGGCGTTCGGAAAGTGCTGGGCAGTTCGCGTGGTCAACTGGTTCGTCAGTTCCTGGGTGAAACCGGCGTGCTGACAGCCCTGTCGATGGTGTTGGCCTTTATCGTTGCACAGGCATCACTACCGTATGTGGGCGAGTTACTCAACATAAAGCCGGGGGGCGCAACATTGTTCGACCCAACCGTTATCTTCTTTCTGTGTGTCCTGGGGATACTGACCACCACACTGGCAGGCTTTTATCCGGCCCTGGTCCTGTCGGGTTACCAACCCATTTTGGCGTTGAAAGGAAAGATCCGGGCATCGGGTCGGGGCAACGCGCAGCTATCGCTCCGCCGGGGATTAATTGTGGGGCAATTTGCCATTTCACAATTGCTCATTATTGGAACGATCATTGCCTACAGCCAGATGAAGTACTTCCGCTCAGCTGATTTAGGCTACAGCCGGGATGCCGTGCTAACGGTGCTGATACCGGAGAAAAAGCCCGGTCAGCTCGAAAGTCTGAAAGCGAAACTGACGGGTCTACCCGGTATACAGTCCATGAGTTTTGCCATGACAACACCGTCCTCAAGCAGCAACTGGACAACGGGGTTTCGCTTCGGTAACTCAGACAAAGAACCCGACTATGGTGTGCTGATGCGCCCGGCCGATACCGCCTACGTGCATACCTACGGCCTCAGGCTGCTGGCCGGACGCATGTACCAGCCCGCCGACACCATCCGGGAGCTGGTAATCAATGAGGCTTTTATGAAACGGCTCGGTTTCCAGAAGCCCGAGCAGGTGATTGGCAAGTTGATGACGGTGAACGGCGAAGAAATGAAAAAGCCCATTGTTGGCGTCGTCAAAGATTTCAACGCGTTTTCACTGCATCAGCACATCGAACCCAGTGTGTTGACCTCTTACCGCGATCAATACCGGAGTCTGGGAATTAAACTAGCCGCGGGCCAAACCAGCCCTGAAGCCATCAGCCAACTCCTGAAAACGATCGAAACGCACTGGAACGCCACCTTCCCCGACTTTGTCTTTAAATACAGTTTTCTGGACGAAACACTTGCCAATTTCTACAAGACCGAAGAACGGATGTACCTGCTGTTCCAGTTGCTGGCGGGGATTGCCATCTTCATTGGCTGTCTGGGTTTGTATGGCGTGGTCGCTTTTATGGCCGAAACCCGAACCAAGGAAGTGGGTATCCGCAAAGCCCTGGGCGCTTCGACGGCTCATATCTTTGGCTTGTTCACCTTCGATTTCGTTAAGCTGGTGCTGGTAGCGCTGGTACTGAGTTCGCCCATAGCCTGGTACGTTATGAATCAATGGCTCCAGAAGTTTGCTTACAAAATCGACATAGCCTGGTGGATGTTTGCGCTAGCGGGCCTGCTGGCCGTAGGCGTTGCGTTGCTAACAGTGAGTTTCCAGAGCATCAAAGCCGCCCTGATGAACCCAGTCAAAAGTTTACGGAGTGAGTGA
- a CDS encoding ABC transporter permease, whose product MLTNYIKIAWRNLIRNKAFSAINILGLALGMGCSLLIFLWIQDELSIDRYHANGPYLYNVMQRQFYDGQVQTGRFTPGILADELKRQFPEVVYAAGYTGWAANVTFAAGEKINKETGHWAGADWFKMLSIPLLAGTPATALNSPNSLAISRKVAEFYFGNPVAALGKSIRIDNKNDYQVTAVFENLPETSSDSYDFLLNWYDCLTRNPWMKEWGNNGPHTRIMLRSDNNGGQVNIAAFETKLKPFLRKYNKDIGKSFDAQLFLQAYPDGYLYSNFKNGQQDGGRIEYVRLFAIVAVFLLLIACINFMNLATARSVKRAREVGVRKVIGAVRSILAGQFIGEALLFTVLALGIALFLVFLALPSFNSLTGKHISLQTIQPSFWVGLVVMTLLTGLLAGSYPALFLSSLEPVRVLKGTLKFGAGARFFRQGLVVFQFVLSMLLIAGTIIVYRQVNYVQTTNLGYERENLIYVPVEGELTSQSNYKTFKDELLRQPGILAVSSMQEAPTNIGSSTGGVTWPGKDPNVNIEITQTAAGYDLMKTLKVKLTGRDFSPEFGTDTTNYLINEATAKRIGYKNPVGQPITMWGKPGKIIGVMQDFHFQSLHIPIAPLIIRLSTEPGSQNFLIRTQPGQTTQALASIESLWKQMNPKFPFAYRFADDEYQKLYKSETVVGSLANYFAFLAIFISCLGLFGLSAFTAEQRTKEIGVRKVLGASVSSIIGLLSKDFLKLVLLAIAIASPLAWYAMNEWLQGFAYKVALSWWVFALAGVLAIGIALLTISFQSIKAALMNPVKSLRSE is encoded by the coding sequence ATGCTGACGAACTACATCAAAATTGCCTGGCGAAACCTCATTCGCAACAAAGCCTTTTCGGCGATCAATATTCTGGGATTGGCGCTGGGTATGGGCTGTAGTTTGCTCATTTTCCTGTGGATTCAGGACGAGCTAAGCATAGACCGCTACCATGCAAACGGCCCGTATCTATACAACGTTATGCAACGGCAGTTCTACGACGGACAGGTGCAGACAGGCCGATTTACGCCCGGCATATTAGCCGATGAACTGAAAAGGCAGTTCCCGGAAGTCGTGTATGCAGCTGGCTATACGGGATGGGCCGCCAATGTAACGTTTGCCGCTGGTGAGAAGATCAACAAAGAAACAGGCCATTGGGCAGGTGCGGACTGGTTCAAGATGCTCAGCATTCCCCTGCTGGCCGGTACGCCTGCCACGGCCCTGAATTCGCCAAACAGCCTGGCCATCTCCCGGAAAGTAGCCGAGTTTTATTTCGGCAATCCTGTGGCGGCTCTTGGCAAAAGCATTCGTATCGATAACAAGAACGATTACCAGGTTACGGCTGTCTTCGAAAACCTGCCTGAAACCTCGTCCGACAGCTACGACTTCCTGCTGAACTGGTACGACTGTCTGACGCGGAATCCATGGATGAAAGAGTGGGGCAATAATGGCCCCCACACGCGCATCATGCTTCGCTCCGACAACAATGGCGGACAGGTCAACATAGCTGCTTTTGAGACCAAGCTGAAACCCTTTCTGAGGAAGTATAATAAAGACATTGGCAAAAGTTTCGATGCCCAGCTCTTTTTACAAGCTTACCCGGACGGGTACCTGTATTCGAACTTCAAGAATGGCCAACAGGATGGCGGTCGTATCGAGTATGTGCGTTTGTTTGCCATTGTCGCTGTCTTCCTATTGCTGATCGCCTGCATCAATTTTATGAATCTGGCCACCGCCCGCTCCGTCAAACGCGCTCGGGAGGTAGGCGTTCGGAAAGTTATTGGCGCAGTCCGGAGCATCCTGGCGGGTCAGTTTATCGGGGAGGCTTTATTGTTTACGGTGCTGGCTTTAGGCATTGCCTTATTCCTGGTTTTCCTGGCGCTTCCCTCCTTTAATTCGCTGACGGGCAAACACATCAGTTTGCAAACCATACAGCCTTCCTTTTGGGTGGGTCTGGTTGTCATGACGCTGCTTACCGGGCTACTAGCGGGTAGTTATCCAGCGCTGTTTCTGTCATCGCTGGAGCCAGTGCGGGTCTTAAAAGGCACCCTAAAATTCGGAGCCGGGGCCCGGTTCTTTCGGCAGGGGCTGGTCGTATTTCAGTTTGTGCTGTCCATGCTGCTCATCGCAGGGACGATCATCGTGTATCGGCAGGTTAACTACGTGCAAACGACTAACCTTGGCTACGAGCGGGAGAATTTGATTTACGTTCCAGTGGAGGGCGAACTCACCAGTCAGTCGAACTACAAAACATTTAAAGATGAGTTGCTTCGGCAACCTGGTATCCTGGCGGTATCGTCCATGCAGGAGGCCCCGACCAACATCGGCAGTAGCACCGGCGGGGTAACCTGGCCGGGAAAAGACCCGAATGTGAATATTGAAATCACCCAGACAGCCGCGGGGTATGACCTCATGAAAACGCTGAAGGTGAAACTGACCGGCCGGGACTTCTCCCCCGAATTTGGAACCGACACGACCAACTACCTCATCAACGAAGCGACCGCCAAACGCATTGGCTATAAAAACCCAGTGGGGCAGCCAATTACCATGTGGGGCAAACCGGGGAAGATCATCGGCGTCATGCAGGATTTTCATTTTCAGTCGCTGCACATTCCCATTGCGCCCCTGATCATCCGGTTAAGCACTGAACCTGGCTCACAGAATTTCCTCATTCGGACGCAACCGGGACAAACCACGCAGGCACTGGCCAGTATCGAAAGCTTGTGGAAGCAGATGAACCCGAAGTTTCCGTTTGCCTACCGCTTTGCTGATGATGAATACCAGAAGCTGTACAAGAGCGAAACCGTTGTGGGCAGTCTGGCCAATTACTTTGCGTTCCTGGCTATTTTCATTTCCTGTTTAGGTCTGTTTGGGCTCTCGGCGTTTACAGCCGAACAGCGCACTAAAGAAATCGGCGTGCGCAAAGTATTGGGCGCATCCGTAAGCAGTATTATTGGGTTACTTTCCAAAGATTTCCTGAAGCTGGTCTTGTTGGCGATTGCCATTGCGTCGCCACTGGCCTGGTATGCTATGAACGAGTGGTTGCAGGGCTTTGCGTACAAAGTAGCGTTATCGTGGTGGGTGTTCGCGCTGGCGGGCGTACTGGCTATCGGCATTGCGTTGCTCACCATTAGCTTTCAGAGCATCAAAGCGGCCCTGATGAATCCAGTGAAGAGTTTACGCAGCGAATAA
- a CDS encoding ABC transporter permease, protein MLTNFIKIAWRNLIRNKAFSAINIIGLALGLATCMLISLFVLDELSYDRFNEKADRIVRVFFRGSMQGGKMNEAHVMPPVAQTLKADYPEVQEATRLRKGGSPFITYGDKTFRDASLAYVDSNFFQIFTFPLLQGDAKTALVRPNTAVITQELAHKYFGNADPLGKVLTIKSWNTTFQVTGVIDRMPTNSHIQADFFASMASFPEAKASSWMTSEFFTYLVLPKGYDYKQLEAKLPQVVDKYMGPQIQQSFGMSMSQFRKRGNDLGLFLQPLTDIHLYSSFAYDLSPPGNIQYVYIFGAIALFMLVIACINFMNLSTAGAAKRAKEVGIRKVLGSVRQSLTSQFLIESMLLTGIALLLATGIVYASLPTFNELAGKTLTINFLANAWLLPGLLLFGVLVSVLAGSYPAFFLSSFKPVAVLKGAKFTGDSKSIGLRSGLVVVQFFISITLIVSTTVVYRQLSYIQNKKLGYNKDQVLVLPETWLLGKKEDVFRSQIMQDPSVLNVSTSGYLPAGPSNNNNFMVYPEANSTQLVKTLRYDVDYNYIPTLGMQLAAGRNFSQEYGTDSASVILNETAAKTLGWGDKAIGHTLTNTNNEGNKGTYRVIGVVKDFHFRSLHERISPLVMVLGNATGTVIVKVKTKDLTGLLANLKKQWSQLAPEAPFTYSFLDERFNDTYRTEQKIGQILGLFAGLTIFVACLGLFGLATFMAEQRTKEIGVRKVLGASVASIVALLSKDFLKLVGVAIVLSVPVAWYVMNRWLQDFAYKIELSWWVFALAGVLAVSIALLTVSFQSVKAALMNPVKSLRSE, encoded by the coding sequence ATGCTAACGAACTTCATTAAAATTGCCTGGCGGAATCTGATTCGCAACAAAGCCTTCTCAGCGATCAACATCATTGGGCTGGCGCTTGGCCTGGCAACCTGCATGCTCATTAGCCTGTTCGTGCTCGATGAACTGAGCTACGACCGATTCAATGAAAAAGCAGATCGTATTGTCAGGGTGTTCTTTCGAGGGTCTATGCAGGGCGGAAAGATGAACGAAGCCCATGTGATGCCACCCGTTGCCCAAACGCTTAAAGCAGATTACCCGGAAGTGCAGGAAGCAACACGCCTGCGCAAGGGTGGTTCACCCTTCATTACCTATGGCGATAAGACCTTCCGCGATGCCTCACTCGCCTATGTAGACTCCAACTTTTTCCAGATATTCACGTTCCCGCTTCTTCAGGGAGATGCCAAAACAGCCCTGGTACGCCCCAACACGGCGGTTATCACGCAGGAATTAGCCCATAAATATTTTGGTAATGCTGACCCGCTGGGCAAGGTTTTGACGATCAAAAGCTGGAATACAACATTTCAGGTGACGGGTGTAATTGACCGGATGCCAACGAATTCCCACATCCAGGCCGACTTCTTTGCCTCCATGGCGAGCTTTCCGGAAGCCAAGGCATCCTCCTGGATGACGTCCGAATTTTTTACCTATCTGGTCTTACCCAAAGGCTACGACTACAAACAACTCGAAGCCAAGCTGCCACAGGTGGTGGACAAATACATGGGGCCGCAAATCCAGCAGTCGTTTGGGATGAGCATGAGCCAGTTCCGGAAGAGGGGCAATGATCTTGGTTTGTTCTTACAGCCCCTGACGGACATTCACCTGTATTCGAGTTTTGCCTACGACCTCTCCCCTCCCGGCAACATTCAGTACGTCTACATTTTCGGGGCTATTGCCCTGTTCATGCTGGTGATTGCCTGTATCAACTTCATGAACCTATCCACGGCCGGAGCGGCCAAACGTGCCAAAGAAGTAGGTATTCGGAAGGTGCTCGGTTCGGTCAGACAAAGCCTGACCAGCCAGTTTCTGATCGAATCCATGTTGCTCACAGGTATTGCGTTATTACTGGCCACTGGCATCGTGTACGCGTCGCTGCCCACCTTCAACGAACTGGCCGGAAAAACGCTGACGATCAATTTCCTGGCGAATGCCTGGCTCTTACCGGGGCTGCTGCTTTTCGGGGTATTGGTCAGTGTGCTGGCCGGGAGCTACCCTGCCTTTTTCCTCTCGTCATTTAAGCCGGTGGCCGTACTGAAAGGCGCCAAGTTTACCGGTGATAGCAAAAGTATCGGCTTGCGGAGCGGGCTGGTCGTAGTTCAGTTTTTCATCTCGATCACTCTGATTGTCAGCACCACGGTGGTCTACCGCCAGCTTAGCTATATTCAAAACAAAAAGCTGGGCTACAACAAAGACCAGGTACTAGTATTGCCGGAAACCTGGCTGTTAGGAAAGAAAGAAGACGTGTTCCGCAGTCAGATCATGCAGGACCCCAGCGTACTGAATGTCAGCACATCGGGTTACCTGCCCGCTGGCCCCAGCAATAACAATAACTTCATGGTGTATCCCGAAGCGAATTCCACTCAATTGGTCAAAACGCTGCGGTATGATGTCGACTACAATTACATTCCAACCCTGGGTATGCAACTGGCCGCCGGACGAAATTTCTCTCAGGAATACGGTACTGACTCAGCTAGTGTCATTCTGAATGAAACAGCCGCCAAAACGCTAGGTTGGGGCGACAAAGCCATCGGGCACACCCTAACCAACACGAATAACGAAGGAAACAAAGGCACGTATCGGGTCATTGGTGTAGTCAAGGATTTCCATTTTAGATCGCTGCACGAGCGCATTTCGCCCCTGGTCATGGTGCTGGGCAATGCTACTGGTACGGTCATTGTGAAAGTAAAAACCAAAGACCTGACGGGCCTATTGGCCAATCTGAAAAAACAATGGAGCCAACTGGCGCCAGAGGCTCCATTTACCTACTCGTTTCTGGATGAACGCTTCAACGATACCTATCGGACGGAGCAAAAAATTGGGCAAATCCTGGGTTTGTTTGCGGGCCTGACCATTTTTGTCGCCTGCCTGGGCCTGTTCGGTCTGGCCACGTTCATGGCCGAGCAGCGCACCAAAGAAATTGGCGTACGGAAGGTCCTCGGTGCATCCGTCGCCAGTATCGTGGCCTTGCTCTCCAAAGATTTTCTGAAGCTGGTCGGGGTAGCGATCGTGCTCTCGGTACCCGTGGCCTGGTACGTCATGAATCGCTGGCTGCAGGATTTCGCCTATAAAATAGAGCTATCCTGGTGGGTGTTCGCCCTGGCCGGCGTGCTCGCCGTTAGTATTGCCTTGCTGACCGTAAGCTTCCAGAGCGTAAAAGCCGCCCTGATGAACCCGGTCAAAAGTTTGCGGAGTGAGTAA
- a CDS encoding sugar O-acetyltransferase — protein sequence MRTKARMLFSEFNRTPYDAEPERQAILGQLLGGMGANLNIQPPFYCDYGSNSSIGANGFLNFNCIFLDCARITIGINFQCAPNVQLYAAYHPVIAAERIKGPELAAPITIGDNTAIGADSVVTKDIPATVFAAGNPCRVIRTLD from the coding sequence ATGCGAACCAAGGCCCGGATGTTGTTCTCTGAGTTTAATCGGACGCCTTACGATGCCGAGCCGGAGCGGCAAGCCATTCTGGGCCAATTGTTGGGCGGCATGGGTGCTAACCTGAATATTCAGCCGCCGTTTTATTGCGATTATGGGTCAAATAGTAGTATCGGCGCAAACGGATTTCTGAACTTCAACTGCATCTTTCTGGATTGCGCCCGGATCACAATCGGTATTAATTTTCAATGTGCGCCCAATGTTCAGTTATACGCAGCCTACCATCCTGTCATTGCGGCTGAGCGCATCAAGGGGCCGGAGTTAGCCGCTCCTATTACCATCGGCGACAATACAGCAATCGGAGCCGATAGCGTGGTTACGAAAGACATTCCCGCTACTGTATTTGCGGCTGGAAATCCCTGCCGCGTCATTCGAACATTGGATTGA